A single genomic interval of Thermovirga sp. harbors:
- a CDS encoding iron ABC transporter substrate-binding protein: protein MALLFFRSSRCLAFIGVLVLFAIMGGGGASFASQVTVTDSWGREVSIPEKVTRVICSGSGCLRYLVYLQAQDLAVAVDDMEKSRSMFESRPYFLAHPELRDKPLFGEFRGFDNPELIVALDPAPQVIFKVNGKMGHDPVELQNKTGIPVIVLEHGQLGVEKREMDETLLMMGRVIGKERRAREVIAFFDGIIEDLGKRTADIPEDERPSCYIGGVAFKGPHGMTSTEPAYPPFMFVNARNIAADPSKKSSEQLQQSTFSTESLVSMDPDKLFVDLSTLQGGAEVNGLNQLRSEAPYQVLSAVERGEIYGVLPYNWYSQNHGSILADAYFIGKVLYPDRFEDIDPVKKADEIYSFLVGRPVFDEMNQGFGSMVFEKIDLSTME from the coding sequence ATGGCCTTGTTATTCTTCAGATCCTCCAGGTGCCTTGCTTTCATCGGTGTTTTGGTCCTTTTCGCGATCATGGGCGGGGGAGGCGCAAGTTTTGCTTCCCAGGTCACCGTGACCGATTCCTGGGGCAGGGAAGTCTCCATCCCCGAAAAGGTGACCCGGGTGATCTGCTCCGGTTCCGGGTGCCTGCGCTACCTTGTCTACCTCCAGGCCCAGGACCTGGCCGTGGCCGTGGACGATATGGAAAAGTCCCGGAGCATGTTCGAGTCCCGCCCCTATTTCCTGGCCCACCCCGAGTTGAGGGACAAACCCCTCTTCGGGGAGTTCCGGGGTTTCGACAATCCCGAACTGATCGTCGCCCTGGACCCGGCGCCGCAGGTCATTTTCAAGGTCAACGGCAAAATGGGGCATGACCCCGTGGAGTTGCAGAACAAGACGGGGATACCCGTCATCGTCCTCGAGCATGGCCAGCTGGGAGTCGAGAAGAGGGAGATGGACGAAACGCTCCTGATGATGGGGCGCGTGATCGGGAAGGAACGGAGGGCCAGGGAAGTCATCGCTTTTTTTGACGGGATCATCGAGGACCTGGGAAAAAGAACGGCCGACATTCCCGAGGACGAACGGCCCAGCTGCTACATCGGCGGGGTGGCCTTCAAGGGGCCCCACGGCATGACCTCCACCGAGCCGGCCTATCCCCCCTTCATGTTCGTAAATGCCAGGAACATCGCGGCCGATCCTTCGAAAAAGAGCTCCGAACAGCTCCAGCAGTCGACTTTCTCCACGGAGAGCCTGGTGTCGATGGACCCGGACAAGTTGTTCGTCGACCTTTCCACTCTCCAGGGAGGGGCGGAGGTGAACGGCCTCAACCAGTTGCGGTCCGAGGCCCCTTACCAGGTCCTGTCGGCGGTGGAAAGGGGCGAGATCTACGGCGTGCTTCCCTACAACTGGTACTCCCAGAACCATGGCTCCATCCTGGCCGACGCCTACTTCATCGGGAAGGTCCTCTACCCGGACCGGTTCGAGGATATCGATCCGGTGAAAAAAGCCGATGAGATTTATTCCTTCCTGGTGGGCAGGCCCGTCTTCGA
- the queD gene encoding 6-carboxytetrahydropterin synthase QueD, translated as MYLKKDFSFDAAHRLEHYHGKCEALHGHTYRFQVTLKGEPDHEAMVMDFLRLKELVGRLVVSRLDHSLLNDTIPQPTAENIALWIWRQIDKEVRSDNCALYSVQVWETASSSVLIHGEDVQ; from the coding sequence ATGTACCTGAAAAAGGATTTCTCTTTCGACGCCGCCCACCGGCTGGAGCACTACCACGGAAAGTGCGAGGCCCTGCACGGCCATACCTACCGTTTCCAGGTGACCCTCAAGGGCGAACCCGACCATGAGGCGATGGTGATGGACTTCCTGAGGCTCAAGGAGCTGGTCGGCCGCCTGGTGGTGTCCCGCCTGGATCACTCGCTCCTGAACGACACGATCCCCCAGCCCACCGCCGAGAACATCGCCCTCTGGATCTGGAGGCAGATAGACAAGGAAGTCAGAAGCGACAACTGCGCCCTCTACTCGGTCCAGGTCTGGGAGACGGCCTCCTCGTCGGTCCTGATCCACGGCGAGGACGTTCAATAA
- a CDS encoding LarC family nickel insertion protein, whose amino-acid sequence MKKTLYLNCFSGISGDMTLGVLLDLLGREDLETFLEGLALKNYEVGVSRSKRRGITGLDVRITPGEDHPHRGLTEILEIIGKSAIGPGAAEKASETFRLLAEAEGAVHGVAPEKVHFHEVGAVDSIVDIVGACVLLEALDPSRVVISPINVGSGTVKCAHGEMPVPAPATAKLLEGVPVFSLGDPMERTTPTGAALARVFASEFGPIPAGVMVKTGYGLGDSDTELANVLQGTLLEEIAPKAGDSHRGHGRDGHHHRH is encoded by the coding sequence ATGAAAAAAACTCTGTACCTCAACTGTTTCTCCGGAATAAGCGGCGATATGACGCTGGGCGTCCTCCTCGACCTCCTGGGGCGGGAGGACCTGGAGACCTTTCTCGAGGGCCTGGCATTGAAGAACTACGAGGTCGGCGTGTCGCGGTCCAAAAGACGCGGTATCACCGGCCTGGATGTTCGGATCACGCCAGGTGAGGATCATCCCCACCGGGGTTTGACGGAGATCCTGGAGATCATTGGAAAGAGCGCCATCGGTCCGGGCGCGGCGGAAAAGGCTTCGGAAACCTTCCGGCTGCTGGCCGAGGCCGAGGGTGCCGTTCATGGCGTGGCTCCGGAGAAGGTTCATTTTCACGAGGTGGGGGCCGTCGATTCCATCGTCGACATCGTCGGGGCCTGTGTCCTGTTGGAAGCCCTCGATCCGTCCAGGGTGGTCATCTCCCCTATCAACGTGGGCTCGGGGACGGTTAAGTGCGCTCACGGCGAAATGCCCGTTCCCGCCCCGGCGACGGCAAAACTGCTGGAAGGGGTCCCCGTGTTCTCCCTGGGGGATCCCATGGAAAGGACGACCCCCACGGGAGCGGCGCTGGCGAGAGTTTTCGCCTCGGAGTTCGGCCCTATCCCTGCCGGGGTCATGGTGAAGACGGGTTACGGGCTGGGGGACTCGGATACGGAGCTGGCCAATGTCCTCCAGGGGACGCTGCTGGAGGAGATAGCCCCGAAAGCCGGCGATTCTCACCGTGGCCATGGCCGCGACGGGCATCACCACCGGCACTGA
- the larB gene encoding nickel pincer cofactor biosynthesis protein LarB: MDERELRLLADKLKRKEISVDAFVRSLKGLPFMDLGEVKLDTHRGLRNGFAEIIYCPGKSREQLERVAGALAECPGKALFSRMTPEQHQWLLDILPGLEYLPKARMGRLWQEGEAPSRGMALVVTGGSGDVPIAEEAAVTAETMGCEVRKLYDVGIAGIHRLLAHLDVLFDADVVVAVAGMDGALPGVVAGIVGCPVVAVPTSVGYGVALGGIGPLVTMLNSCALGVSVVNIDNGVGAGFTAALIAGRRKEKNGEGDRQE; this comes from the coding sequence ATGGATGAAAGAGAACTCCGCCTGCTGGCGGACAAGTTGAAAAGGAAGGAGATATCCGTCGACGCTTTCGTCAGGTCCCTGAAGGGGCTGCCCTTCATGGACCTGGGCGAGGTCAAGCTGGATACCCACCGGGGATTGAGGAACGGCTTCGCCGAGATCATCTATTGCCCGGGAAAGTCGAGGGAACAGCTCGAACGCGTGGCGGGGGCCCTGGCGGAATGCCCCGGCAAGGCCCTCTTCTCGAGGATGACGCCCGAGCAGCACCAGTGGCTCCTGGATATCCTCCCGGGGCTGGAGTACCTTCCGAAGGCCAGGATGGGCCGCCTGTGGCAGGAGGGGGAAGCTCCCTCGAGGGGCATGGCCCTCGTCGTCACCGGCGGGAGCGGCGACGTGCCCATCGCCGAGGAGGCGGCCGTCACCGCCGAGACGATGGGTTGCGAGGTCAGAAAGCTTTATGACGTGGGCATAGCGGGCATACATCGTCTGCTGGCCCATCTCGACGTGCTTTTCGATGCCGATGTGGTCGTGGCCGTCGCCGGCATGGACGGCGCCCTTCCGGGAGTCGTGGCCGGCATCGTGGGCTGCCCGGTGGTAGCGGTGCCCACCAGCGTGGGCTACGGGGTCGCCCTCGGAGGCATCGGCCCCCTGGTCACGATGCTCAACTCCTGCGCGCTGGGCGTATCGGTGGTGAACATCGACAACGGGGTGGGGGCCGGCTTCACCGCCGCGCTTATCGCCGGCAGGAGAAAAGAAAAGAACGGGGAAGGGGATCGCCAGGAATGA
- the larE gene encoding ATP-dependent sacrificial sulfur transferase LarE, translating to MDKAEMVRTFFKENPSTLVLLSGGVDSGVLALLASEGAPGSVRALTFRTPLVKEDEVRLAREVAERLGLDLHVEDIDVTLAPGVLSNPPDRCFFCRKALHRAAKIHAEKSGLTLIADGLQADDLEENRPGARAAAEDGIIHPLAEAGLTKQELRELAREAGLPNSERPAAPCLATRFPPGVPVSRALLGKIEKGEAFLAEEGFDNSRIRVFPPGLASLEIEREDLPRLWDVRERIVEALRGIGFPVVSLDLEGLKRSKMGRFLEEVDGMEEVWLVEASLDDATGEEMGRALEVLQEVSLEAHILQGLGKKGRPLFILRALALAKNLDEVLDRFFRDTPTIGVRYWPVERERMTREIKEGNLVVDDLRLPVRIKISRFGDILKGKAEADDIGEHLYGGPEGKGDCPTAPASFPNKPGWMVTVQPGLFWCPFQAIALDCLPIPMAA from the coding sequence TTGGACAAGGCTGAAATGGTACGGACCTTTTTCAAGGAAAACCCCTCGACCCTGGTGCTTCTCTCGGGCGGCGTGGACAGCGGCGTCCTCGCCCTGCTGGCCTCGGAAGGGGCCCCGGGGTCCGTCAGGGCATTGACGTTCCGGACCCCCCTCGTCAAGGAGGATGAAGTGCGCCTGGCCCGGGAGGTGGCCGAACGGCTCGGCCTGGACCTCCATGTCGAGGATATCGATGTGACCCTGGCTCCAGGCGTTTTGTCCAACCCGCCTGACCGTTGCTTTTTCTGCAGGAAAGCCCTCCACCGCGCGGCGAAAATACATGCCGAAAAGTCGGGGCTCACTCTCATAGCCGACGGCCTCCAGGCCGATGACCTTGAAGAAAATCGGCCCGGCGCGAGGGCCGCCGCCGAGGACGGGATAATCCACCCCCTGGCCGAGGCGGGCCTCACGAAGCAGGAACTCCGCGAACTGGCAAGGGAAGCCGGTCTGCCCAACAGCGAGAGGCCCGCCGCACCTTGCCTCGCTACGAGGTTTCCCCCCGGGGTCCCTGTCTCGCGGGCCTTGCTCGGGAAAATAGAAAAGGGTGAGGCTTTCCTGGCGGAAGAGGGTTTTGATAATTCGAGAATCCGCGTTTTCCCCCCGGGCCTGGCCTCGCTGGAGATAGAAAGGGAGGACCTGCCCCGTTTATGGGACGTCCGGGAGAGAATCGTCGAGGCCCTGAGGGGTATCGGTTTCCCCGTCGTGTCGCTGGACCTGGAGGGCCTGAAACGGAGCAAGATGGGGCGTTTCCTGGAGGAGGTGGACGGCATGGAGGAAGTCTGGCTCGTGGAGGCGTCCCTCGACGACGCCACGGGAGAGGAGATGGGCAGGGCCCTGGAGGTGCTCCAGGAGGTCTCCCTGGAGGCCCATATACTGCAGGGGCTGGGGAAAAAGGGAAGGCCCCTTTTCATCCTGCGGGCCCTGGCGCTGGCGAAAAACCTCGACGAAGTGCTGGACCGATTCTTCAGGGACACCCCCACCATTGGGGTGCGCTACTGGCCCGTGGAGCGGGAAAGGATGACCAGGGAAATAAAAGAGGGCAACCTGGTGGTGGACGACCTCAGGCTGCCCGTCAGGATAAAGATCTCCCGATTCGGCGATATTCTGAAGGGCAAAGCCGAAGCGGACGACATCGGCGAGCACCTCTACGGCGGCCCGGAAGGAAAAGGCGACTGCCCGACCGCTCCGGCAAGTTTCCCAAACAAGCCCGGCTGGATGGTTACCGTCCAGCCGGGCTTGTTTTGGTGTCCTTTCCAGGCAATAGCCTTGGATTGTCTTCCTATTCCTATGGCTGCATGA